GCTTTCGCCCAAGCTAAGAAAGGTGTAAGCCCTTTCTGATAGAACATGTCATAACAGGCCGTGTTCTCATCAATAACCTCTGCGGGTATTTGCGGGATTTCGCCATGAATACCCGAAGCTGTTGCATTGATAATCAGATCAAAGCGTCTTGTTGATAGCGCACCAAACTCTACGGCATCAATATTTCCCAAATGGCTAAACACGTTTGCCAACTCTTGAGCACGGCTATCGGTTCTATTAGCTATCGTGAGGTCACAGTCTAAAGAGAGAATCGGTTGGATAACTCCTCGAGCTGCGCCACCAGCCCCTAACAGCAAAACTTTTGCCTGAGGAGCAATCATGCCTAAACGTTCAAGATCGCTAAGCAAACCTATACCGTCAGTGTTATCCCCCAACAATCGGCCATCGTCTAATAACTTAAGCGTGTTAACCGCCCCCGCCAATGAGGCTCTTTCCGTTAGCTCATCTGCGAGTTCATAAGCTTGCTCTTTGAAAGGGGTAGTAATGTTTGCCCCAATAGCGCCACCAGCAAAGAACAACTGGATACTTTTCTGAAAGTCATCAAGTGGAGCAAGCCGAGTTTCATAATTAAGCTCAATCCCAGTCTGCTGGCTAAACAGATGATGGATGCGTGGCGACTTACTGTGTTTAATCGGATTACCGAAGACGGCAAACTGCTTCATCACCATTATCCTTGTCTGAACAATTCGCCGGTCAACGCATCACGGATTTCGGATGGGTTCAAGCGCCCACCAACACCAGCGTCAACAACAGGGAAGGAGTTACCAAACTGCATACGAACCTCTTGGGCCGTGCGACAAGGTTCTAGGCCACTGAGGTTGGCGCTTGTCGATACCAGCGGTTTACCAAACTGCGTACATAAGGTTTGCACCAATGGATGGTCGCTAACTCGAACGGCTATCGTTGAGAAGCGGCCAGTAAGCCACTTTGGTGTAGAGCTTTTGGCAGGCATCACCCACGTTACAGGCCCTGGCCAATAAGAAAAGACCTCTGCGCGTCTTTCACCCGACAATTTGGCATCATCGACATACGACAATAGCTGCTCATAATTAGCGGCAATCAGGATCAGACCTTTTTCCCATGTCCGTTGTTTTAGGTCGAGTAATGCATGCACGGCGCGTTCACTATCAGGATCGCAGCCCAAGCCAAAAACAGCCTCGGTAGGGTACGCCACAACTTTTTTATTTTTTAGCGCATTCAGTACATTTTCTAGCGATGTATTTTGTTCTTTATTCATTATCTTCTATTCGTTTACCACGGCTTTGCCGCAGAGTTTGCTTGCACAAAATAGTTTAACGCCCTGTGCAGTTCGCTTTTCTACTAACAGCGGATAGTGACAATAGCCACATACCCCCTCAATAGGTTTTAGATTTATCGCGAACTGACACTCTGGATATCGATCGCAGGCATGAAAAATTTTGCCATAACGGGATTTTCGTTGAAGTAGCTGCCCTTGTTGACACTGAGGACAAGTAATAGAGGTGTTATCCGGTTTATCGATAACCTCAGTATGGTCACAATCAGGATAGGCACCGCAGCCAATGAACATCCCGTAACGTCCCTGCCGCAATACCAGCGTTGTACCACATTTAGGACACAGTTGGCCGTCCAGAACTTTAACGACGTGTCCATCCGACTGTGGTTTAAGCGGGCGGATAAACTGGCATTCTGGATAGCGTGAACAGCCGAGAAACGGCCCATGTTTGCCGCTGCGCATAACTAACTCAGCGCCGC
This is a stretch of genomic DNA from Hafnia alvei. It encodes these proteins:
- the aroE gene encoding shikimate dehydrogenase, yielding MKQFAVFGNPIKHSKSPRIHHLFSQQTGIELNYETRLAPLDDFQKSIQLFFAGGAIGANITTPFKEQAYELADELTERASLAGAVNTLKLLDDGRLLGDNTDGIGLLSDLERLGMIAPQAKVLLLGAGGAARGVIQPILSLDCDLTIANRTDSRAQELANVFSHLGNIDAVEFGALSTRRFDLIINATASGIHGEIPQIPAEVIDENTACYDMFYQKGLTPFLAWAKAQGAHQLADGFGMLVGQAAHAFLLWNDVMPEISPVLQIMRDESAL
- the tsaC gene encoding L-threonylcarbamoyladenylate synthase type 1 TsaC — protein: MNKEQNTSLENVLNALKNKKVVAYPTEAVFGLGCDPDSERAVHALLDLKQRTWEKGLILIAANYEQLLSYVDDAKLSGERRAEVFSYWPGPVTWVMPAKSSTPKWLTGRFSTIAVRVSDHPLVQTLCTQFGKPLVSTSANLSGLEPCRTAQEVRMQFGNSFPVVDAGVGGRLNPSEIRDALTGELFRQG
- a CDS encoding topoisomerase DNA-binding C4 zinc finger domain-containing protein codes for the protein MSQATLLAVKNTENCPECGAELVMRSGKHGPFLGCSRYPECQFIRPLKPQSDGHVVKVLDGQLCPKCGTTLVLRQGRYGMFIGCGAYPDCDHTEVIDKPDNTSITCPQCQQGQLLQRKSRYGKIFHACDRYPECQFAINLKPIEGVCGYCHYPLLVEKRTAQGVKLFCASKLCGKAVVNE